A portion of the Streptosporangiales bacterium genome contains these proteins:
- a CDS encoding rhodanese-like domain-containing protein, whose amino-acid sequence MFGSPVPEVEAAALPDDAVLLDVREPDEWVAGHAPNAVHVPLGELGARLADLPAVEGDEKMYVVCRGGGRSARATEALGQAGYPAVNVAGGMTAWSLAGKPMESETGNPPEVA is encoded by the coding sequence ATGTTCGGTTCTCCCGTCCCCGAGGTCGAGGCGGCCGCGCTGCCCGACGACGCCGTGCTGCTCGACGTTCGCGAGCCCGACGAATGGGTGGCCGGCCACGCGCCGAACGCCGTCCACGTGCCCCTCGGAGAGCTCGGCGCCCGACTCGCCGACCTGCCCGCGGTCGAGGGCGACGAGAAGATGTACGTCGTGTGCCGGGGCGGTGGCCGCTCGGCGCGGGCCACCGAGGCGCTCGGCCAGGCCGGCTACCCCGCGGTCAACGTCGCCGGCGGCATGACCGCGTGGTCGCTCGCCGGCAAGCCGATGGAGAGTGAGACGGGCAACCCGCCCGAGGTCGCCTGA
- a CDS encoding helix-turn-helix domain-containing protein, whose translation MPESRRGVQSIDRAVAILRCFTAREPELGISELSRRTSLSVSTTHRLLAAMQDNRLVRQSADRRYALGPLLVQLARSGAVPTTLRDAAFPMMRRLCDEVDETVGLHALLPTYERTVVDQIESHQPLRRTYTEFGTPIALTLGAPGKALLAYLPRERQESILAQPIPHVTATTVTDPGELRAELAEVRSRGFAVSLAERIAGIRTVAAPIFERADGVVGAMSVSAPEGRMPLDLIDDVGARLAATAWTVSELLGATRDGLERLGEAAS comes from the coding sequence ATGCCAGAAAGTCGTAGGGGCGTCCAGTCCATCGACCGCGCCGTCGCGATCCTCCGCTGCTTCACGGCGCGGGAGCCGGAGCTCGGCATCAGCGAGCTGTCCCGCCGCACCAGCCTGTCCGTGAGCACGACGCATCGCCTGCTCGCCGCCATGCAGGACAACCGGCTGGTGCGCCAGTCGGCGGACCGCCGGTACGCCCTCGGCCCGCTGCTCGTGCAGCTGGCCCGCAGCGGTGCCGTGCCGACCACCCTGCGCGACGCCGCCTTCCCGATGATGCGCAGGCTGTGCGACGAGGTCGACGAGACGGTCGGGCTCCACGCGCTGCTGCCGACGTACGAGCGCACCGTCGTCGACCAGATCGAGAGCCACCAGCCGTTGCGTCGCACGTACACCGAGTTCGGCACACCGATCGCGCTGACGCTCGGTGCGCCGGGCAAGGCGTTGCTCGCGTACCTCCCCCGCGAGCGGCAGGAGTCGATACTCGCCCAGCCCATCCCGCACGTGACCGCGACCACGGTGACGGATCCCGGCGAGCTGCGCGCGGAGCTCGCCGAGGTACGGAGCCGCGGCTTCGCCGTCTCGCTCGCCGAACGCATCGCGGGCATCCGCACGGTCGCGGCACCGATCTTCGAGCGCGCCGACGGCGTCGTCGGCGCGATGAGCGTCTCCGCCCCGGAGGGACGGATGCCACTCGACCTCATCGACGACGTCGGTGCCCGGTTGGCGGCCACCGCGTGGACGGTCTCGGAGCTGCTCGGCGCCACCCGCGACGGGCTCGAACGCCTCGGCGAGGCCGCGTCCTAG
- a CDS encoding Fpg/Nei family DNA glycosylase — MPELPEVESLASFLDEQAHGAAVTGVEVFAFSALKTYDPPVTALTGRSLRGTARRGKFLVLDFSVEDDPLHFVIHLARAGWLRWRAELPGGVPRRGKGPLSLRVRFADDSGFDVTEAGTQRKVAAYLVRDPGEVLGIARLGPDPLADDFTVASLHDLLTGRRTQVKGLLRDQSVIAGIGNAYSDEILHAARMSPYRLAADIDAEGVQGLYDAMMEVLTGAVERSRGLAAGDLKRDKKTNMAVHGRKGEACPVCGDTVREVSFASSSLQYCPTCQTGGKVLADRRMSRLLK, encoded by the coding sequence GTGCCCGAGCTTCCCGAAGTCGAGTCCCTGGCGTCGTTCCTCGACGAACAGGCCCACGGGGCCGCCGTCACCGGCGTCGAGGTGTTCGCGTTCAGCGCGCTGAAGACGTACGACCCGCCCGTCACCGCACTCACCGGCCGTTCCCTGCGCGGGACGGCCAGGCGCGGCAAGTTCCTCGTGCTCGACTTCTCCGTCGAGGACGACCCGCTCCACTTCGTCATCCATCTCGCGAGGGCCGGCTGGCTCCGGTGGCGCGCGGAGCTCCCCGGCGGCGTGCCGCGCAGGGGCAAGGGGCCGTTGTCGCTGCGGGTGCGGTTCGCCGACGACTCGGGCTTCGACGTCACCGAGGCCGGCACCCAGCGCAAGGTCGCCGCCTACCTCGTCCGTGACCCGGGCGAGGTCCTCGGGATCGCGCGACTCGGGCCCGACCCGCTCGCCGACGACTTCACCGTCGCGTCTCTGCACGACCTGCTGACCGGCCGGCGTACCCAGGTCAAGGGCCTGCTCCGCGACCAGTCCGTCATCGCGGGCATCGGCAACGCCTACAGCGACGAGATCCTGCACGCCGCCCGCATGTCCCCGTACCGGCTCGCGGCCGACATCGACGCCGAGGGCGTCCAGGGACTCTACGACGCGATGATGGAGGTGCTGACCGGCGCGGTCGAGCGGTCGAGAGGCCTCGCCGCCGGCGACCTCAAGCGCGACAAGAAGACCAACATGGCCGTGCACGGACGCAAGGGCGAGGCGTGTCCGGTGTGCGGCGACACGGTCCGCGAGGTGTCGTTCGCCAGCTCCTCGCTGCAGTACTGCCCGACCTGCCAGACCGGCGGCAAGGTGCTCGCCGACCGGCGCATGTCGCGGCTGCTCAAGTGA